A single genomic interval of Chlamydia sp. harbors:
- a CDS encoding DUF502 domain-containing protein: MKKHFITGLIILLPLAITIAVVGMIMNFLTQPFVGMASDLFEKFSFYAKYRAFLRFGLQIVLLFGLFFTTVLLGFLARLMIFKSLLSVYDKILHKIPIIKTVYKAAQQVMTTIFGSQSGSFKQVVMVPFPNKEVLCIGLVAGDAPTTCSQNANDPMITVFIPTTPNPTSGFLTLFKKSDITFLDMKIEDAFKYVISCGVLNSDPCATSPFINPKS, encoded by the coding sequence ATGAAAAAGCATTTTATTACTGGCCTAATTATTCTTCTCCCTCTTGCCATCACCATTGCAGTTGTCGGGATGATTATGAATTTCCTTACACAGCCCTTCGTTGGTATGGCTTCTGACTTATTTGAAAAATTTAGTTTCTATGCCAAATACCGCGCGTTTCTCAGATTTGGTTTACAAATTGTGCTCCTGTTTGGACTGTTTTTTACAACAGTTCTCCTTGGGTTTCTAGCTCGCTTGATGATTTTCAAATCTTTGTTGTCTGTTTATGACAAAATTCTCCACAAAATTCCCATTATTAAAACGGTGTATAAAGCAGCACAGCAGGTAATGACAACGATCTTTGGCTCTCAGTCAGGATCTTTTAAACAAGTTGTGATGGTTCCTTTCCCTAACAAGGAAGTTTTATGCATTGGGCTTGTGGCTGGAGATGCTCCAACAACTTGTTCTCAAAACGCTAACGATCCTATGATTACTGTGTTCATTCCAACTACACCAAACCCTACTTCAGGATTTCTAACCCTGTTTAAAAAATCTGACATTACTTTTTTGGATATGAAAATTGAGGACGCCTTCAAGTATGTAATCTCTTGCGGAGTGTTGAATTCGGATCCTTGTGCTACCTCTCCATTCATAAATCCTAAATCTTAG
- the rplU gene encoding 50S ribosomal protein L21: protein MEPYAVIQTGNKQYQVRKGDVIDVELLSGISEENKEVCFHDVLFIFDGTKASVGAPTVSHAVVKGELVSFVRGEKVIAYKYKKRKNYHKKTGHRQNYLRVKICDLVM, encoded by the coding sequence ATGGAGCCTTACGCCGTAATTCAGACAGGAAATAAGCAATACCAGGTTCGCAAAGGCGATGTGATAGACGTCGAGTTGTTGAGTGGTATCTCTGAGGAAAACAAAGAAGTTTGCTTCCATGATGTTTTATTCATTTTTGATGGGACAAAAGCTTCTGTTGGAGCACCAACGGTTAGTCACGCGGTAGTGAAAGGGGAGTTAGTTTCTTTTGTTCGTGGAGAAAAAGTCATAGCTTACAAGTATAAGAAACGTAAGAATTATCACAAAAAAACAGGCCATCGTCAGAACTACCTTCGAGTAAAGATTTGTGATTTGGTTATGTAA
- the rpmA gene encoding 50S ribosomal protein L27: protein MAHKKGQGSSRNGRDSESKRLGLKVGAGQRVSTGSILVRQRGTKWHPSLNVGRGKDDTLFALVDGVVVMKKTDRTYVSVIPQA from the coding sequence ATGGCACATAAGAAAGGTCAGGGATCAAGCCGTAATGGTCGTGATTCCGAATCAAAGCGTCTGGGATTGAAGGTTGGCGCTGGACAAAGAGTTTCTACTGGGAGCATTTTGGTCAGACAACGAGGAACTAAGTGGCATCCCTCTCTAAACGTTGGTAGAGGAAAGGATGATACGCTGTTTGCTTTAGTAGATGGTGTCGTTGTAATGAAAAAAACAGACCGTACCTACGTTTCTGTAATACCTCAGGCTTAG
- the obgE gene encoding GTPase ObgE — MFVDQITLELRAGKGGNGVVAWRKEKYLPKGGPYGGNGGHGGSILIQAATNMYSFEEYRNLRFLKADDGQAGASNNRTGRNGKDLVLKVPQGTLLRDANTGELIHDFTKDGEQIVVCQGGKGGKGNVFFKTSTNRAPTKATPGKPGEVRLVELELKLIADIGLVGFPNAGKSTLFNTLARTEVKVGAYPFTTLHPSLGLVYQEGYHKPWIIADIPGIIEGASQNRGLGLDFLRHIERTRLLLFVVDVSGIERSAPEKDLKILMGELFAYKEELKNKNMVIALNKIDQLLPDEREKRLTLLMREFPDQEFILLSGLTAEGVDTLQDLFRSKLSE, encoded by the coding sequence ATGTTTGTTGATCAGATTACTTTAGAGTTACGCGCGGGGAAAGGTGGTAACGGCGTGGTAGCTTGGAGAAAAGAGAAGTATCTTCCAAAAGGTGGTCCTTATGGAGGAAATGGGGGGCATGGAGGATCTATCCTCATCCAAGCCGCTACAAATATGTATTCATTTGAAGAGTATCGCAATCTCCGTTTTCTTAAGGCTGATGATGGGCAAGCTGGAGCCAGTAATAATCGTACGGGAAGAAATGGTAAAGATTTAGTGTTGAAAGTTCCCCAAGGTACTCTTTTGCGAGATGCCAATACAGGGGAGTTAATACACGATTTTACTAAAGATGGAGAACAAATTGTTGTCTGTCAAGGAGGGAAAGGGGGTAAGGGAAATGTATTTTTTAAAACTTCTACCAACCGAGCTCCAACGAAAGCTACTCCAGGAAAACCTGGAGAGGTTCGTTTAGTCGAACTCGAACTTAAGCTTATAGCGGATATTGGTCTTGTTGGGTTCCCTAATGCGGGAAAATCTACTTTATTTAATACCTTAGCACGTACAGAAGTTAAGGTAGGAGCATATCCATTTACTACCTTGCATCCTTCCTTAGGATTAGTTTACCAAGAGGGCTATCATAAGCCTTGGATCATAGCGGATATCCCGGGTATTATTGAAGGAGCTTCGCAAAATCGAGGGTTAGGACTGGATTTCCTGCGTCATATAGAACGTACGCGGTTGCTGTTATTTGTGGTTGATGTTTCTGGGATAGAAAGGAGTGCTCCTGAAAAAGATTTGAAGATCTTGATGGGAGAACTTTTTGCTTATAAGGAGGAACTCAAAAATAAAAACATGGTGATCGCTTTGAATAAGATCGATCAGTTATTGCCCGATGAGCGTGAAAAACGCCTAACTCTTCTGATGCGAGAGTTCCCAGATCAGGAGTTTATTTTGCTTTCAGGTCTTACCGCAGAAGGTGTAGATACATTGCAAGATCTTTTTAGAAGTAAACTAAGCGAGTAG
- a CDS encoding metal ABC transporter permease, which yields MLVISILCSLFPSFLFPSLLAAFGASIAGGIVGSYIVVKRIVSISGSIAHSILGGVGIALWLQYQFDLPISPLHGAIASAVFVAICIGNVHLKYHEREDSIISMIWSIGMAVGILFISKLPSFNSELSDFLFGNILWVTPKDLYCLGLLDLLIIVIVSICHTRFLALCFDEKYLALNHYSVKAWYLLLLILTAITTVVLMYVMGVILMLSMLVLPVSIACRFSYKMSYIICIASILNIFCSFLGIILAYLLDLPVGPIIAILMGGAYSLSLLLKRSCNVSTPSAVRPESKINS from the coding sequence ATGCTCGTGATCTCTATTCTTTGCTCTTTATTCCCCTCTTTCTTATTTCCCTCTCTGCTCGCTGCTTTCGGGGCCTCTATCGCAGGGGGAATTGTAGGCTCCTATATCGTAGTAAAACGCATTGTATCTATTAGCGGGAGCATTGCACACTCCATCCTTGGAGGAGTTGGTATTGCTTTATGGCTTCAATATCAGTTCGATCTCCCGATTTCTCCTCTACATGGGGCTATCGCTAGTGCCGTTTTCGTGGCTATTTGTATCGGGAATGTCCATTTGAAATATCATGAGCGAGAGGACTCTATCATTTCCATGATTTGGTCGATCGGCATGGCCGTAGGGATCTTATTTATATCTAAGCTTCCTTCTTTTAATTCAGAACTTTCAGATTTTCTGTTTGGCAATATCTTATGGGTGACCCCAAAAGATCTCTACTGTCTTGGACTCTTAGACCTTCTAATTATTGTGATTGTATCAATCTGTCACACACGGTTTCTAGCCTTGTGCTTTGATGAAAAGTACCTCGCATTAAATCACTACTCTGTTAAGGCTTGGTATTTGTTGTTGCTTATTCTAACAGCAATCACAACCGTTGTTCTCATGTATGTAATGGGAGTCATTTTAATGTTGAGCATGCTTGTCCTTCCAGTATCAATAGCCTGCCGATTCTCTTACAAAATGAGCTACATTATTTGCATTGCATCTATTTTAAACATTTTTTGCTCGTTCCTAGGCATTATCCTTGCCTATCTGCTCGACTTACCAGTTGGCCCTATAATTGCTATCTTAATGGGAGGAGCCTACTCGCTTAGTTTACTTCTAAAAAGATCTTGCAATGTATCTACACCTTCTGCGGTAAGACCTGAAAGCAAAATAAACTCCTGA